DNA from Triticum aestivum cultivar Chinese Spring chromosome 7D, IWGSC CS RefSeq v2.1, whole genome shotgun sequence:
actctcgcaacccatcatctacttactactccacaatgcattcccttaggcccaaatgtggtgaagtgtcatgtagtcgatgttcacatgacaccactaagggaatcacaacacacttactatcaaaatatcgaacacatatcaagttcacatgattacttgcaacatgatttctcccgtgtcctcaagaacaaaagtaaccaatcacaaatgataatcatgctcaagatcagaggggtattaaatagcatattggatctaaacatataatcttctaccaaataaaccatatagtaatcaactacaagatgtaatcaacactactagtcaccgacacgcaccaatctatagtttcggtaataagattgaacacaacagatgaactagggtttgagatgagatggtgctgttgaagatgttgatggagattgccctccccaagatgggagggttgttggtgatgatgatgacgatgatttccctctctgggagggaagttcccccggcggaatcgctccaccggagggcaaaagtgctcctgcccaagttccgccttgagatggcggcgctccatcccgaaagtcctccccttatttttactaggtcaaaatgacctatataccagaagatgggcaccggaggtgggcttgggtgagcacaacccaccagggcgtgactgggctccctggcgcgcccaggtgagttgtgcccacctggtgggccccctctggtagttatttgctccaatattcttcaaatatttaattaaaatctctgtgaagtttcacctggtttggagctgtgcagaataggtagcctgacatagcttttctaggtccagatttccagctgccggaattctccctctttgtgtgtaccttgcaaattatgagagaaaaggcattagaattactccaaaaagcattattatgctttacaacatcataaataacagtaggaaaacatgatgcaaaatggacgtatcagtgtctTAGGAATTCAAACTTTGAATTATGCTTAAGCATCAGTCATGTTAGACGCATACTAGCGGGGAATTTGGACTCCCTGGGAACACTTTAGTCCTCTTGATTCCAACAACCATTATTCTACGTCTCATCCTGTTGTCACTTTACTCTTGAATTTTGTTATTGTGTTCGCAACAACCTCGCAATATTTCAAAAGGTTATTTCATTGCTTTCCCGTTTCAATGCATGTTTAAAAATATGATAAATGCTAACTACAAAAGCTTTAGCATTTGTCTAAAGAGGCACTTTTACTATTTTATgtattttccaaattactcttgaGTGATGACACACATGTTATGAGTAGTGAATATAATGTTAATGTGGAGATTATGTGTGTTGCCATGACAATAGATTGCTAGTAATATTTCCATATATTCTTTTTTTTAACCTAAGGTAATTACATATATCAATACATATCTTATTTTAACCATGAATGTAACATTCCTTTTCTCGTTGTATATGTGACTTTTTATGATCCACAAAAGGAGAAGGAATGTGAACTAGAGATTGTTATGTGTAATGTATATTTCTGTATTTGGTTGACTAGATATTAAAAATTGCTTGCCAGAATTTAAATCTAACTTGTATCCTAAAAGAAATCTTATCATCGTCTATCTACAAAATGATATATACAATGGCTAACCTTGTGAAAGGAAGGTGGCGCACAAAACGCCCCCTTTTGGCCCGCAAGATAAGCACATAGCCACGCATAGCTGGAGGCGTGGGTAGATACATGTATCTTGTGCCAGCTTTTTGAGAAAAAGCAAATAGGTTGGTCGATCCTGGCATGCATACTTACCTACACCAATACACGACACTCCGGAAAGTAAGTAAAGCCAAGAAACTGATCTATATCTCTAGACATATACCAGTGACGTGCATCTTTGTACATACATGTGTGCATGCCCACAGAGCGTAAATTATACTGATCCCACACATGCATGCGGGAATTCAGAAGTGGTTGCGCACTTACCCAGTAGTAACTGATCCAAAGGTGTTGTTTTCATGGGGGGatagatgagagagagagagatgtgattGTTACTAACACTCATAGGCACCACCTTGTACCCATCATATTGAACATCCATCAAAGACATCTCCTTGTCACATATTTTTATAGAACGCACATGGTTTACATGTAAACCTACAAAGGTTGTGTCTAGTTTATGACTGCATAGGATGGAATATGTAAACCAACATATTTCACCTCAAATCTTGTATATTGATATGAATGCATAGGGTGGAATGCATACATAGGATACATAGTAAACgacacatgtttgctttgcatcaCAAAGCCATGCACTAGCAATAGATTAAGGAATATAATGGTATGCATATGTTAACAAGAATGGCAAGAAACCAAAAGTGTTCAATCTGGCATGACTTTTCTTGGATAGGTTCGAGAAACCTAGCACCTGTCACCACTAGGGCATGGCGCCCATAGCAAGATAAGCAGCACACAATTGTAAAGGTTCGGAAcctatctctatctatctatctaaatCGTATACATCCATCCATTGCCAGTAAGAACAAATTAAACAAAGCCCCCAAAATGCCAAGGCTTCTCTGGCAAGTTTCTTATCAGTACACACATTCGATCCTATTTAAGCACCTCCCTCAGATATCTCTAGATATCATTGAGTTCCTTCCATACATACAGACATCTCTATCATTTCCCCCAATACTTGTTCCACCCCAGCACCCTTTCAAGAAAGAGCATCCCCCATGGCAGCCCACCTTCATGTTCAACATCAACAACAACACCTGAATCTTCCGGCGGGGTTCAGGTTTCACCCAACAGATGTGGAAATCATCACCTTCTACCTAGTCCACAAGGTTCTGAAGAAACCCTTCGACGTGATAGTAATCGAGGAGGTGGATCTGAACAAATGTGAGCCATGGGATCTCCCAAATAATGTAAATATGGGGGAGAAGGACCAATACTTCTTCTCCAAGAAGGACCTCAAGTACCCCACCGGGGTACGCACCAACCGGGCCACGAACGCTGGATATTGGAAGGCCACTGGAAAGGACAAGGAAATTGTCCACCCACCGACCATGAGTCTCGTCGGCATGAAGAAGACTCTGGTCTTTTACAAGGGCAGAGCCCCCAGGGGGGAGAAGAcaaactggatcatgcacgagTACAGACTCGAGATGGGAAAGCAACACACACCAGACCTGCCCACCGACATCGTGAGAGCCGCCTCCATTAATGCAACTTCCAAGGTATTTCCAAACCTTTACTAGTAGTACTCATGACTGATGAATACACATGTACATAAATATCCAGCTACTCACCATTTTTTATTAGCACTAATTTAGTTTATGTATGTTGGTAGGAGGAGTATGTTGTTTGTAGAATCTTCCATAAGAGCACTGGACTAAAGAAGGTGGTGATGCCTTCATATTCCATGCCCATTCCCATGTCCATGGGGGAAGAGCAACAACAGGGCTTCCTCGAATCTAATACCCTAGCTCCTCTCATGGACTATGATGTGCCATCGTCATTAGCGCCACTGCCGCCGCTGCCTGCAGCTTCTTTGTACCAGATGCATAACTTCGGGGCTGGAGCCTCTATGATGGGCAGTGCGGTGCTTCCAATGATGAATAACCAATACTTTGAAAATCATCACCACCAGATGATGGTCGCCCCACCACAGTCATCAATGTCGTTCTACAACAATCAGCAGCAGCAGATGATGCATATGAGTGCAGAGCAGGACTTCATGGTCGGGGTTGATCCTGGGAGCGGCACATCATCTATAGTGTCACATGAGGATGTTCTAACTGGGACGAGCAACAACATTCAGGGAAATGCTGGTGCAACAATCTCCAGTGAGATCTCGTCGGTCAACATGGGTATGGATGGCATGTGGAACTACTGATGATCAAATGATCTGCGAGAATATATAAATGTGTTCATGCATAAAATAAGCATCCACCAAAAGATCATTTGATATATACCAACATCTATATTGGTTTGTACTGCATTTTATTTTCATCATGGTCACAAGAGAGTTTGTATGCATTGGCTTGCTTGGCCTTCTTTTCTTCTTACATTATTGTGTATATGTGTACTGGCTTGTATGTGCACCATCAACTGGTGTATACCTAGCTACATTTGCATGCGTTGTTAAATACCTGACAATGTGTCATGCATGTTTTAAACCTATGTGGAATAAACTATTTTGTTTAATTATGAATATTTTTAATGTATTATTGTGAATTTGGTTACATATGTGTATTTTATTGTAGTAGAATTTGGGCATGCACCCATCTACAGGGATTTCCATCCACTGTATGAACTCTTATGTCCACTTTGATTTTTTTTAGATGCATTGGTTAATTTTTTTAAGAAACTGAATGTGTATGTCTATTTATATCCTAGTCGCTTTGATGATAAATGGCAAAGCCATCCGTAAGTGCTAAAAGGCATTATAATGAGACAAAAATTATCCTGTTGCGATCCAAGTTATaagaaatcagtagggtatttgatcttaccacacaatacttcaacatctctagcaaTCCGAAGCGGCAACATGGTATCcctatttgcaagcttaatagtaataTCAATTACTTCTATCTCAGTAGGTCAAATATCATGCATAATTCTTGATAGAGAGAAAAAGGAATATCACTTATACAAGTACcgatatcacataaaccatgatagaaatgatctctAATCTGAAcaaaaacaacaggcatgccaactacCTTCTTATTATTATCTAACTTATCCCATTCATTTctaaaaaatagcaattctagATGCTTCCTCACATAAATATatgacatgtccatcaatattatcaaccaataAATCCTTAAGTATTGCGATTGGAGGTTCTACTTTAATTTATTCATAGTGTTTATGTGTCTtaatattactcttatgaaccatagtTGTAGCCTTAGCACattccttaatcctaacagggaaaggaggtttctcaatgtAAGCACTAGGCACAACAGGATTAGCGGTATACAGAAGTGTTTCAGTTTTAGCAATAATGGGTTCTTCAAAAACATCATTAATGAGTGGACAAAATTTAAACCACTTCAATTTAGTAAGATTAACATGAGCAGCAAGGGATTTACAAaatgtagctactatctcagaatcaagtccatattttgcACTAAGCTTATGAAAAACATATGTTTCTACAAAAGACTTAGCGCATTCATAGTCAAACTTTATACCTGAATCGTTAACTTTATCAatctcccaatcttcagagttgcatttaatctATCAAtaagatcccatttgaattcaatactcCTTTTCATGAAGGAACCAATAGAAGAAGAATCGAGCATTGTTCtttcattatgagaaagccgagcataaaaattcagaATAACCATCTCGAGAGAGAGCTCATGGTTGGAGCATTTTAACAGCATGTCcttgagcctcccccaagcttgagaaatactttctccttcacgaggccaaaaatgaTATATACAATTTCGATCATGATAAACCAAGTGCATAGGATACATTTTTTGATGGATTTCCAATTTTAGTCGGTTCTAGTCCCATGTTTCAGGATCATCCAATAGCCTACACCATGCCAAAGATTTTTGCTCCATAGATAAAGGGAACATCTTCTTATTAACATTATTTGTTGAtagacctgcaagcttaaacaatcgaCATAGTTCATCCATATAAATTAAGTGCATATCAAGATGTTTTATTCCATCTCCTACATAGCGATTAACATGCAATTTTTCCATAATACCAAAAGGGATTTCATAATAAATAGTTTCAATAGCTTGAGGAGCGGCTCTTATCACTTCCgctcgaggtgaagataccctgaacaagcccctcaaaagaGTATCTTCCTTAGTAACAAGTAGAGATAAAATTCAGTGTGtaatataaatatttccttaccataTTCCTcttaccaaaagcgcttcactccctggcaatgatgccagaaaagagtcttcatgacccaaaaatataggggatcaatcgtagtcctttcgataattaggaatgtcgaacccaacgaggagcagaaggaatagATAAGCAGTTTTTAGCAAGGTACTCTCTGCAAGTGTTGTAAGATAGTTGTGACAGATAGTTTGGTAGTAAGATAATTCATAGCAAGTAATAAGTAACAATACCAACAAGGTGCAATAAGGTGGCCCAAATCCTTTTTATTGCAAAGGACAAGGTGGAACTACTTCTCATAATGAGAAAAGTGTTCTCGAGGGCACATGGGAATCTCATCTAGTTAACTTCATCTCGATTCGCTGACTCGCGTTCACTACTTTGACAGGTTGTTATGTGGGAGGACAGGTGCTAGGGTGATTTTTCTTACATGAAAAAATAGTCCACTTACGAttaaaccctctcgcaagcattcacaactacgaaagaagaatcaAGATAAATctaacaatagcatgaaacatatggatccaaatcagcccttacggagtagcgcataaactagggtttaagattctatcactctcgcaacccatcatttaATTTCTAATCCCACAATCCTTTCCTCTAGGCCCGAACATGGTAatgtgtcatgtagtcgaagttgacatgacaccactagaggaagaacaacataacACATCATACAAATATTGAACGAAacccaacttcacatgattacttataacatgcttctcccatgtcctcaagaacaaatgaaactactcacaaatcatattcatgttcacgaTTAGAGGACAATAATATATGATTaaaaatctgaacatatgatcttccaccaaataaccaactagcatcaactacaagatgtaatcaacactactagaaatcCACAAGtgccaatatgaggttttgagacaaggattggaaacaagagatgaactagggtttgagatgagacggtgctggtgaagatcttgatggagatgAGTCCTCCCAAGATGAGaggaactttggtgatgatgatggctttggtTTCCCCCTACTAGAGGGATGTATCCACGGAGGAATTGCTCCGCGGGAGAGCAAAGTTCtcctgcctaggttccgcctcgacacagcggtgcttcatcctgaaagtcttctatcactacaaaaaaaatacacttccgtgatgatacgtgtttgtcacagtaggtcgcgtttttgtcatggatgtacatccatgacaaatttatgacagaatcaagatagtcatacctgtgctgtcgtagaagtgttccatgacattaccaaaattatcatcacggaagtgtccacttccatgaagataaatcgcgcgtcacagaagtgctttcgtcaagggtgaccgacacgtggcatccaccgtaacggaatgccgttaagttatcgggtcgggttttggatccgataacccgttacagccgcgaccaatggggattttccacgtgtaaaatcatcattggctggaggaaacacgtgtcggctcatcgttgggacagatgtcatccactcattggacagaaggcgcctatgatacgtcgacacgtggcacggcccatcaagtttaaatgggccgacccagctaaaggcccacaagattttgcggaccataatgggccggcccagctaaaggcccacgagattttgtggaccataatgggctggccagctaaaggcccacaagatttcacgggccataatgggccaacccacataaaggcccacaagatttttgtgggctcgttaattgttcgccgaatatttgggcccaactacagcccagtgactttcagcctgttagaggcctgatgtagacatgggcccatttcagcccggtgtgactttcggcctgggaatggcccgtgctgcccatgggccatatatggtccgacgggacatcgggcccactaacggcctgtgctaaaggtggcaacagttaagcccaacgtgactttgggcctgttaaaggcctgtcgcg
Protein-coding regions in this window:
- the LOC123167223 gene encoding NAC domain-containing protein 20, with product MAAHLHVQHQQQHLNLPAGFRFHPTDVEIITFYLVHKVLKKPFDVIVIEEVDLNKCEPWDLPNNVNMGEKDQYFFSKKDLKYPTGVRTNRATNAGYWKATGKDKEIVHPPTMSLVGMKKTLVFYKGRAPRGEKTNWIMHEYRLEMGKQHTPDLPTDIVRAASINATSKEEYVVCRIFHKSTGLKKVVMPSYSMPIPMSMGEEQQQGFLESNTLAPLMDYDVPSSLAPLPPLPAASLYQMHNFGAGASMMGSAVLPMMNNQYFENHHHQMMVAPPQSSMSFYNNQQQQMMHMSAEQDFMVGVDPGSGTSSIVSHEDVLTGTSNNIQGNAGATISSEISSVNMGMDGMWNY